A window from Candidatus Nitrospira neomarina encodes these proteins:
- the argC gene encoding N-acetyl-gamma-glutamyl-phosphate reductase, producing the protein MDRKIRVAVIGASGYTGGELLRLLTLHPQVTLSRVVASEKSEGRAVASLLPHLTKIYDCALSSLNIDSIAKEVDVVFLALPHTQSLQPVADFLSQGKRVIDLSADYRLQDPMVYEQWYQTPHTFPGLLKNAVYGLPELNRAAIAKTNLVAVAGCYPTVAILQLAPFVAQNLIEHNSIIIDAKSGISGAGRTPALGTHFPESHEAIHAYKIGKHRHVPEIEQELARQIPASSSKTAFPNPSIIFTPHLIPINRGILSTAYAKLKPGIEQSHLDAAYNSRYRDEYFIRLFPSSEGVNPKNLRGSNFCDLSCTYDSRTGYLITTGSLDNLVKGAAGQAIQCMNLMLGLPETLGLTAPGLFP; encoded by the coding sequence ATGGATAGAAAAATTCGCGTTGCTGTCATTGGAGCTAGTGGCTATACAGGTGGGGAATTACTTCGATTACTCACCCTCCACCCTCAGGTCACACTGTCCCGTGTGGTGGCGTCTGAAAAATCTGAGGGCCGCGCTGTCGCTTCGCTGCTTCCTCATCTTACGAAAATTTATGACTGTGCATTGTCTTCGTTGAATATCGACTCGATCGCCAAGGAAGTCGATGTGGTTTTTCTCGCGCTTCCTCATACGCAATCCTTGCAACCAGTAGCCGATTTTCTCTCACAGGGGAAACGTGTCATTGACTTGAGTGCCGATTATCGTCTTCAGGATCCGATGGTGTATGAGCAATGGTATCAAACCCCCCATACGTTCCCTGGCCTGCTCAAAAATGCGGTGTATGGACTACCAGAACTCAATCGTGCGGCTATCGCCAAAACCAACCTTGTCGCCGTTGCCGGGTGTTATCCCACCGTCGCCATCTTGCAACTTGCGCCCTTTGTGGCCCAAAACCTTATTGAGCACAACTCGATTATCATTGACGCAAAGTCGGGAATTTCAGGAGCCGGTCGCACACCTGCACTGGGCACTCACTTTCCTGAATCGCATGAAGCCATTCATGCTTATAAAATCGGCAAGCATCGCCATGTGCCTGAAATCGAACAGGAGTTGGCACGACAGATTCCTGCTTCATCTTCAAAAACAGCTTTCCCCAATCCATCTATAATTTTCACACCTCACTTGATACCGATTAACCGAGGCATTCTGAGCACCGCCTATGCCAAATTGAAACCCGGCATTGAACAATCCCATCTGGATGCAGCTTATAACAGTCGGTATCGAGACGAATATTTCATTCGACTCTTTCCCAGTTCCGAAGGGGTCAATCCGAAAAATCTGCGAGGATCAAATTTTTGTGACCTCAGTTGTACCTATGATTCTCGAACGGGCTATCTCATCACCACAGGTTCGCTGGACAATCTCGTAAAAGGCGCAGCCGGACAAGCGATTCAATGTATGAATCTGATGTTAGGACTTCCCGAAACACTCGGATTGACCGCGCCAGGCCTCTTTCCCTAG
- the argJ gene encoding bifunctional glutamate N-acetyltransferase/amino-acid acetyltransferase ArgJ: protein MSKRIKGGITAPKGFLAAGIHSGIKKTKQLDLTLIVSEKPGPVAGVFTSNRLPAAPVIVDRLNLKKGKGQAFIVNSGNANAFTGPEGLIHAREMGRRVADQLTIPLHHVFVGSTGVIGVPLPMPAVRNGIPILISRLRKAGHQEAAKAIMTTDTCPKEIAFQDRIGGKIVTIGGIAKGSGMIHPDMATMLAYVTTDAAIDQQTLQTTFRAVTNQTFNCISVDGETSTNDTALCLANGEAGNLPIKTGTTAHVKFEALLFQVCHHLAMEIIRDGEGATKIIEFQITQASSGRAAKQFANTLATSPLVKTAIFGTDPNWGRIVAALGRAGFPVKAEKLLIGFNKIPIVKNGKGLGPQVERRIKQEMKKPFLTIFISLGMGQGSSTIWTTDLTYDYVKINASYRS, encoded by the coding sequence ATGTCTAAACGCATAAAAGGCGGGATCACTGCCCCAAAGGGATTCCTTGCCGCAGGGATTCATTCAGGAATTAAAAAGACCAAGCAGCTTGATCTGACCTTGATCGTGTCAGAGAAGCCTGGACCTGTTGCCGGAGTGTTCACCTCCAACAGGCTCCCGGCCGCTCCCGTGATTGTCGACCGGCTTAATCTCAAGAAGGGCAAAGGGCAAGCATTCATTGTTAATAGCGGGAATGCTAACGCATTTACCGGACCGGAAGGGTTAATCCATGCCAGGGAGATGGGTCGGAGAGTTGCCGACCAACTCACAATTCCCCTTCACCATGTGTTTGTCGGATCCACTGGTGTCATTGGGGTACCGCTGCCGATGCCGGCAGTACGAAACGGCATTCCCATTTTAATTTCACGACTACGCAAGGCTGGTCACCAGGAAGCTGCTAAGGCGATCATGACGACAGACACCTGTCCTAAAGAAATCGCGTTTCAAGACCGAATTGGCGGAAAAATAGTAACCATAGGGGGAATCGCCAAAGGTTCGGGAATGATCCACCCTGACATGGCGACCATGTTGGCCTATGTCACAACAGACGCAGCCATTGACCAACAAACGCTACAAACGACCTTTCGCGCTGTCACTAACCAAACATTTAACTGTATTTCTGTTGATGGGGAAACCAGCACCAATGACACGGCCTTATGTCTGGCCAACGGGGAAGCCGGAAACTTACCCATCAAAACCGGAACGACGGCACATGTCAAATTTGAAGCCCTCTTATTTCAGGTCTGTCACCATCTGGCCATGGAAATTATTCGGGATGGCGAAGGTGCTACCAAAATCATTGAATTCCAGATCACTCAGGCTTCCAGTGGCCGGGCAGCCAAACAATTTGCCAATACTCTGGCCACCTCCCCTTTAGTTAAAACCGCTATATTTGGTACGGATCCCAACTGGGGAAGAATTGTGGCCGCATTAGGACGGGCCGGTTTCCCTGTTAAAGCAGAGAAACTTCTCATTGGATTCAATAAGATTCCCATCGTCAAAAATGGAAAAGGGCTGGGGCCTCAGGTGGAGCGCCGCATTAAACAGGAAATGAAGAAGCCCTTCCTGACAATCTTTATTTCACTCGGAATGGGGCAAGGGTCATCCACGATCTGGACCACGGATCTGACCTACGATTACGTAAAAATCAACGCATCCTATCGATCCTAA
- the prsR gene encoding PEP-CTERM-box response regulator transcription factor — protein sequence MKSDPPAEHSHLPSLLLVDDRQEILEQMKWGLKSSYLIYEADHRTAAVDILQREKISLVTLDLGLPPDTGGVTEGLSALEQLLAVNPLVKVVVITGNQDRANALKAIQIGAYDFMEKPVDLEVLKVVLQRAGYLAGLEKENQKLLDREAKRGFPEIIGSSPVMVKVFDTIRRVAGSDISILIVGESGTGKELVARAIHQQSHRKDGPFIAINCGAIPETLLESELFGHEKGAFTGAHLQRPGRIESAQGGTLFLDEIGEISPALQVKLLRVLQERSIERVGGRVEIPVDTRVLAATNMDLQLAMKDGRFREDLYYRLNTVTITAPPLRERGGDIVMLGKSLLQRYSEEAKKKISGFTREALMSLEQYHWPGNIRELENRIRRAVTLTDNPRIAPEDLDLAPPDESQVGLTLKVARDTVEKRVIEQTLAKTGGNITKAATILGVSRPTLHDLISRHHIKK from the coding sequence ATGAAGTCTGATCCGCCTGCTGAGCATTCACATCTTCCTTCACTTCTTCTGGTTGATGACCGGCAGGAAATTCTTGAACAGATGAAGTGGGGATTAAAGTCCTCCTATCTGATCTATGAGGCAGATCATCGCACCGCAGCTGTCGATATTCTTCAACGGGAAAAGATCTCACTGGTCACCTTAGATTTAGGTTTGCCACCTGATACCGGTGGAGTGACGGAGGGATTGTCTGCCTTGGAACAATTGCTTGCGGTGAATCCTTTGGTGAAGGTGGTCGTCATCACGGGCAATCAAGATCGAGCGAATGCGCTCAAGGCTATTCAAATTGGCGCCTATGATTTTATGGAAAAGCCGGTGGACCTGGAAGTGTTAAAAGTTGTTCTGCAGCGGGCCGGGTATTTGGCCGGCCTGGAAAAAGAAAACCAAAAACTTCTGGATCGTGAGGCGAAACGAGGATTTCCTGAAATTATCGGGAGCAGCCCGGTCATGGTTAAAGTATTCGATACCATCCGGCGAGTGGCCGGTTCGGATATTTCTATTTTAATCGTCGGAGAAAGCGGGACAGGAAAGGAGTTGGTGGCTCGGGCGATTCATCAGCAAAGTCACAGAAAGGATGGCCCGTTTATCGCAATTAATTGTGGGGCTATTCCCGAAACCTTGCTGGAAAGTGAGTTGTTTGGGCATGAGAAAGGGGCGTTTACCGGAGCCCATCTCCAGCGTCCAGGTCGAATTGAGTCGGCCCAGGGCGGGACACTTTTTCTAGATGAGATTGGTGAGATTTCTCCTGCATTGCAAGTTAAGCTACTTCGGGTGTTACAAGAACGAAGTATCGAGCGGGTAGGCGGACGCGTAGAAATTCCAGTAGACACAAGGGTTCTGGCAGCCACCAATATGGATCTTCAACTAGCAATGAAAGATGGCCGCTTCAGGGAAGATCTGTATTATCGATTGAATACCGTGACCATTACGGCTCCTCCCTTACGGGAGCGGGGTGGCGATATCGTGATGTTGGGCAAATCGCTGCTTCAGCGTTATTCAGAAGAAGCGAAAAAGAAGATTTCCGGATTTACGAGGGAAGCCCTGATGTCTCTCGAACAATATCATTGGCCGGGGAACATTCGAGAATTAGAAAACAGGATTCGTCGCGCCGTGACGCTAACCGACAATCCAAGGATTGCTCCGGAAGATTTAGATTTAGCCCCTCCCGATGAGAGTCAAGTTGGCCTTACCCTGAAAGTAGCCAGAGACACGGTAGAAAAGCGAGTGATTGAGCAAACTCTGGCCAAGACAGGTGGAAATATTACCAAGGCGGCGACCATCCTTGGTGTGAGCCGACCGACTCTCCATGATTTGATTTCCCGCCACCACATAAAAAAATAA
- a CDS encoding ATP-binding protein — MSVWVIPSILTAGVSLFLATIIFVKRKDGAHFFPLFLLMAVMIWIHGLNGIQEVFPAHPITFKKLILVGEVILPVLIGFVGFSLLHEFSANSVALGRGWWKIIGCGAALLAMVIVGTPDGFMQVNPEGEIVFRRPEGLLIWGFIVLASCVGIFQLERILQSFPDPLRYRLKYVLIGLGGLACISIAQAFHLVVVSVWRPEDVWAGGLASFSSLVIMALGLRRWRGPQVIQKIQVSHHALYASLVVVCVSGYFVLVAMVTLVVQQTDWEVKESLGMVLMFLAVMGLIVAMLSRRVRVEFLQVVSRHFFKAKYDYREKWLEVTEMFSACQDVSELLNRYLEWLSRTFGTSRVTIWKLFDVDGRYHQIRKERRRRKLTENDRSPNVSEPFPIPETHPLIHQLKEQQEPLLVQVGHRVAEDWREFLDITHAHVCVPLVTEQGRLLGFCTLSQESVRDEYDQDDLDLLRAIAHHVTMLLIQFELVQERSSSAKWEAVHRFSAFYLHDLKNLASSLSMVAQNAAQYGSNSEFQASAMQTVKNTSQRIIDLMGELSRQANEPNLSEGVPTESVDVNLLIKDILATVNRPGCQPNFSPGPEVPVLQLKREAIKQVLLNLILNARQAIEGQGTIDISTACDGKQVIVELVDTGGGMSVAQLENIFQPFKSSKKNGLGVGLFQCKRIVEDHHGVIHIESQEGRGTTVMITFPVQSADNPSTMEFGVSQVGVEYDSRKNK, encoded by the coding sequence ATGAGTGTGTGGGTTATTCCATCTATTCTCACGGCAGGAGTTTCCCTGTTTTTGGCGACGATCATATTTGTGAAGAGAAAAGATGGGGCACATTTTTTCCCTTTATTCTTGCTGATGGCGGTTATGATTTGGATCCATGGACTGAATGGGATACAAGAAGTGTTTCCAGCCCATCCCATTACCTTCAAAAAACTAATTCTAGTGGGTGAGGTCATTCTGCCGGTGTTGATCGGCTTTGTCGGTTTTTCATTATTGCATGAATTTTCTGCCAATTCTGTGGCATTGGGCAGAGGGTGGTGGAAAATCATCGGGTGTGGAGCTGCTCTCTTAGCCATGGTGATCGTGGGTACTCCAGATGGATTCATGCAGGTCAATCCTGAGGGGGAAATTGTGTTCAGACGACCAGAGGGATTGTTGATCTGGGGGTTTATCGTATTGGCCTCCTGTGTGGGAATATTTCAGCTGGAACGTATCCTTCAGTCTTTTCCCGATCCTCTACGATATCGATTGAAATACGTGTTGATTGGATTGGGAGGTTTGGCATGCATTTCCATCGCGCAGGCCTTTCATTTGGTCGTGGTCTCGGTGTGGCGACCGGAAGATGTGTGGGCGGGGGGACTCGCATCGTTCAGTTCTCTGGTGATCATGGCACTGGGATTGAGGCGATGGCGAGGACCGCAGGTGATTCAGAAGATTCAAGTCAGTCACCATGCTTTATACGCCTCCCTGGTCGTAGTGTGTGTGAGTGGGTATTTCGTTCTTGTCGCTATGGTGACCCTCGTGGTGCAACAAACGGATTGGGAGGTCAAGGAATCACTGGGAATGGTTCTCATGTTTCTTGCCGTTATGGGTTTGATTGTCGCCATGCTTTCCAGGCGTGTTCGTGTCGAATTTCTGCAAGTCGTTTCTCGTCATTTTTTTAAGGCGAAATATGATTATCGAGAGAAATGGTTAGAGGTCACTGAGATGTTTTCGGCCTGTCAGGATGTCTCCGAACTTCTAAACCGATACCTTGAGTGGCTCAGTCGAACATTTGGAACGTCTCGGGTGACAATTTGGAAACTTTTTGATGTTGATGGACGGTATCATCAAATACGGAAGGAGCGGCGTCGAAGGAAATTAACGGAAAATGATCGGTCACCGAATGTGTCAGAGCCGTTTCCGATTCCTGAAACTCACCCTCTTATTCATCAATTGAAAGAACAGCAAGAACCCTTGTTGGTGCAAGTGGGTCACCGGGTGGCTGAGGATTGGAGGGAATTTCTTGACATTACTCACGCCCATGTGTGTGTACCCCTGGTGACGGAGCAAGGCAGACTGCTTGGTTTTTGTACGCTTAGTCAGGAATCGGTTCGTGACGAGTACGATCAAGACGATTTGGATTTACTGCGAGCCATTGCGCACCATGTGACGATGCTGCTCATTCAATTTGAGTTAGTTCAAGAGCGTAGTTCATCCGCTAAATGGGAGGCTGTGCATCGGTTCTCGGCTTTTTATTTACATGATTTAAAAAATTTGGCGTCGAGTTTATCTATGGTGGCTCAGAATGCGGCGCAATACGGGAGTAATAGTGAATTTCAGGCATCGGCCATGCAGACCGTTAAAAATACGTCTCAGCGAATTATCGATTTAATGGGAGAATTATCACGTCAGGCGAACGAACCGAATTTGAGTGAGGGAGTCCCGACAGAGTCGGTGGATGTGAACCTATTGATCAAGGATATTCTGGCGACCGTCAATCGCCCTGGATGCCAACCGAATTTTTCCCCGGGGCCAGAGGTTCCGGTCCTTCAGCTCAAAAGGGAAGCAATCAAGCAAGTGTTGTTAAATCTCATTCTGAATGCGCGCCAGGCGATCGAGGGGCAAGGTACGATTGATATATCCACCGCCTGTGATGGCAAGCAGGTGATCGTTGAATTGGTTGATACAGGGGGTGGCATGTCCGTGGCCCAGCTTGAAAATATTTTTCAGCCATTCAAAAGCTCCAAAAAGAATGGGTTGGGTGTAGGTCTGTTTCAATGTAAGCGAATTGTAGAGGACCATCATGGCGTTATTCATATTGAAAGCCAGGAAGGGCGAGGCACAACGGTGATGATTACATTTCCCGTTCAAAGTGCCGATAACCCAAGTACAATGGAGTTTGGTGTATCTCAAGTCGGGGTAGAATATGACTCAAGAAAAAATAAGTAA
- a CDS encoding sigma-54-dependent transcriptional regulator, whose protein sequence is MADERILVVDDDPSLLTLLKMRLHSMGFVVTACGSGGDALSRVQEDPYDFAILDLRLPDADGLDLMEELHQHQTNLPILILTAHGCIPNAVEAMKKGAYGYLTKPFDDKELLESIDKALTTKRMSQEIHRLQLLVNELYGLENVVARSAEMHTVLKQVAQVAKTDTTVCISGETGTGKEVIARVLHCNSPRASKPFMAVNCAAIPETLFESELFGHMKGSFTGAHQNKRGLIQSADKGTLFLDEIGEMPLSLQGKLLRAIQNREVVPVGGQVPVKVDVRILAATNKDLELAVREGRFREDLYYRIHVVPLWIPPLRQRREDIPSLAQFFLKRSIEHHGKIVKGFSPEAMQALITYPWPGNVRELENMIERAVVMSPQEIITAEFLALSPQEQSKPGGLQPLTDAKEAFEKEYLQDLLKATQGNISKAAQIAGRYRADFYKLLKKYGLHPSDRQEDASSSNGQPGLQ, encoded by the coding sequence ATGGCTGATGAACGAATTCTTGTTGTTGATGACGATCCGAGTTTACTGACCCTCCTGAAAATGCGCTTGCATTCCATGGGATTTGTGGTGACGGCGTGTGGCTCCGGGGGGGATGCCTTGAGCCGGGTTCAGGAAGATCCCTATGATTTTGCCATTCTGGATCTTCGATTGCCGGATGCTGACGGCTTGGATCTGATGGAAGAATTGCATCAGCATCAAACGAATCTTCCAATCCTGATTTTAACGGCGCATGGCTGTATTCCTAATGCGGTGGAAGCCATGAAAAAGGGTGCGTATGGGTATTTAACCAAACCGTTTGATGACAAAGAGTTGCTGGAGAGTATTGATAAAGCCCTCACGACCAAACGAATGAGTCAGGAAATTCATCGACTACAACTGCTTGTGAACGAATTATATGGGCTTGAAAATGTCGTGGCCCGGAGTGCAGAAATGCATACAGTGTTGAAGCAGGTGGCGCAAGTGGCGAAGACCGATACCACCGTCTGTATTTCCGGAGAAACCGGAACAGGGAAAGAAGTTATTGCGCGCGTGCTCCATTGTAATAGCCCTCGAGCTTCGAAACCCTTTATGGCCGTCAATTGTGCAGCTATTCCAGAAACGTTGTTCGAAAGTGAGTTGTTCGGGCATATGAAGGGTTCCTTTACCGGGGCCCATCAAAATAAAAGAGGATTAATCCAAAGTGCTGATAAGGGAACCTTATTTTTAGATGAAATCGGTGAAATGCCTTTGTCATTACAGGGCAAACTCTTGCGGGCCATTCAAAATCGAGAGGTGGTGCCCGTCGGAGGGCAAGTGCCCGTGAAAGTGGATGTGAGAATTCTGGCTGCAACCAATAAGGATCTGGAGTTAGCCGTTCGAGAAGGACGATTTCGAGAAGATCTGTATTATCGGATTCATGTTGTGCCTTTGTGGATTCCTCCGCTTCGGCAAAGACGAGAGGATATTCCTTCTCTCGCCCAGTTTTTTCTCAAACGGAGCATAGAGCATCATGGTAAAATCGTCAAAGGATTTTCCCCGGAAGCCATGCAGGCCTTAATTACGTATCCTTGGCCAGGGAATGTTCGAGAACTTGAGAATATGATTGAACGTGCGGTTGTCATGTCTCCTCAAGAAATTATCACGGCAGAATTCCTTGCACTTTCTCCACAAGAACAAAGCAAGCCAGGTGGTCTTCAGCCATTAACCGATGCGAAAGAGGCATTTGAAAAGGAGTACCTTCAAGATTTGCTGAAAGCCACACAAGGAAACATCTCTAAGGCGGCACAAATTGCCGGGCGCTATCGGGCAGACTTTTATAAACTGCTCAAAAAATACGGACTGCATCCCTCCGATAGGCAGGAAGATGCGTCTTCTTCAAACGGCCAACCAGGACTCCAGTAA
- a CDS encoding sensor histidine kinase: MLTRLSIFWRLTLGYLTILALVVGVNLYILHQFRALTELGAELATHHFPAVETAKRLITSLYAQLKSDKQYLVLRDTTLLKDFLQEAENFRKTLKALQDQENPGSTLEALAKTKELHEEFHTLFLSVGVEQADRSPHAIASYEQNRDTLITAITQSINAYITAQEASVGAILKDSHLRSVQAQEITKQLLVMALVLGLGLAGIASYSILRPLRRVKAQIRRIGQGQFGGTISLSVPQELRELVGQVNWMGEKLQKLDEMKSEFLANISHELRTPLTSIREGSQLLLDGIPGTLTKDQRETLTIISESSQRLNHLIGNLLDLSRMEADMVSYNFSPTDLNRLVVRSTEKVKFLAERKNIHLTLDLFQNKVRFYDLDGPRMEQVLENILSNAIKFSPEGTTVLIRSRPDNVGEGLQFSVSDTGPGIPEADLPHIFERFYQGKTQEGRVYVGSGIGLALAKRVVEAHGGKIWAESILGTGTALHFTIPKRKHTGSVH; encoded by the coding sequence ATGTTGACACGTCTATCTATATTTTGGCGATTAACCCTTGGGTACCTGACAATCCTTGCGTTGGTGGTTGGCGTGAATTTATATATTCTCCATCAATTTCGTGCCTTAACGGAATTAGGCGCTGAGTTAGCGACCCATCACTTTCCAGCTGTGGAAACGGCTAAGCGACTCATTACCAGTCTGTATGCGCAATTAAAAAGTGACAAGCAATATTTGGTACTTCGGGATACCACCCTTCTGAAAGATTTTCTTCAGGAGGCTGAAAACTTTCGCAAAACCTTAAAGGCGCTTCAAGATCAGGAAAACCCTGGCAGTACGCTGGAAGCACTTGCGAAAACAAAAGAACTTCATGAAGAATTTCATACCTTATTTTTGAGTGTTGGCGTTGAACAAGCCGACCGTTCTCCTCACGCTATCGCCAGCTATGAGCAAAATCGGGATACATTAATTACCGCTATAACCCAATCCATCAACGCCTATATCACTGCTCAGGAAGCCAGTGTCGGTGCGATTCTCAAGGATTCCCACCTTCGTTCGGTGCAGGCCCAGGAAATTACGAAACAGCTTCTGGTGATGGCGTTGGTTCTAGGTCTTGGCTTGGCCGGGATCGCCAGCTATAGTATCCTTCGGCCCCTTCGACGAGTCAAAGCTCAAATCCGCAGAATTGGACAAGGACAATTTGGAGGGACGATCTCCCTTTCTGTTCCACAGGAGTTACGTGAATTGGTTGGCCAGGTAAATTGGATGGGCGAAAAACTACAAAAGTTAGATGAGATGAAGTCGGAATTCCTGGCAAATATTTCCCATGAGTTACGGACGCCGTTAACGTCTATTCGTGAGGGCTCACAGCTTCTGCTGGATGGGATTCCTGGAACGCTGACGAAAGACCAACGAGAAACCCTCACCATCATTTCTGAGAGTAGTCAACGGCTCAATCACTTAATCGGGAATCTCTTGGATTTATCCCGGATGGAGGCCGACATGGTCTCCTACAATTTTAGTCCCACCGACTTAAATCGTTTGGTCGTCCGGTCGACAGAAAAAGTCAAATTTCTCGCAGAACGAAAAAATATTCATCTGACCCTCGATTTGTTTCAGAACAAGGTGAGGTTCTATGATCTGGATGGGCCGAGGATGGAACAAGTGTTGGAAAATATTTTATCGAATGCGATTAAATTTAGCCCCGAAGGAACGACGGTGTTGATTCGATCAAGGCCGGATAATGTCGGAGAAGGGTTGCAATTTTCTGTGTCTGATACGGGACCGGGAATTCCCGAAGCCGATTTGCCTCATATTTTTGAACGATTTTACCAGGGGAAAACCCAAGAAGGCCGTGTGTATGTGGGGAGTGGAATCGGTTTGGCTTTGGCGAAGCGGGTGGTCGAAGCCCATGGTGGTAAAATTTGGGCTGAGAGTATTCTGGGAACCGGGACTGCATTGCATTTTACCATTCCCAAGCGAAAACATACGGGGAGTGTCCATTGA
- a CDS encoding Ig-like domain-containing protein, whose product MTWDKNSESDLAGYKIYKRTLPSQDFGQPIFSGMPSNPSSPATTVSGLNGGTTYGFIATAFDTAGNESAPSTEKQITLTTTAPPPPSSTLSISNLTVASGKAYVVPTSGLQAGGTVYIDRAYTFTTVPALVQGASYIRTANDDKAATNASFLSFTVNQPVSVYVAHGDRITSKPSWLNTFTDTGTNLVTSDATLSLFVRSFPAGTITLGGNASGGCCSMYSVIVKPEAGSGTSADTTPPTVTLTTPSAGTVSGTVTVSASASDNTGVAGVQFRLQGANLGAEDTTNPYSTSWNTTTVPNGSYTLTAVARDAAGNTTTSASRTVTVSNSTTPPPPPPTSTLNISNLTVASGKAYVVPTSGLQAGGTVYIDRAYTFTTVPALVQGASYIRTANDDKAATNASFLSFTVNQPVSVYVAHGDRITSKPSWLNTFTDTGTNLVTSDATLSLFVRSFPAGTITLGGNASGGCCSMYSVIVKPEAGSGTSADTTPPTVTLTTPSAGTVSGTVTVSASASDNTGVAGVQFRLQGANLGAEDTTNPYSTSWNTTTVPNGSYTLSAIARDAAGNTTTAAPRTVTVSNTSTPPPSSELSISNLTVASGKTYVVPTSGLQAGGTVYIDRAYTFTTVPTSVQGARYIRTANDDKTATSTSFFSFTVNQPVSVFVGYDVRITMKPSWLSTFSDTGTNLVTSDTTLRLFVRSFPAGTITLGGNAKGSGSGSMYSVIVKP is encoded by the coding sequence GTGACCTGGGACAAAAATTCCGAATCGGATTTGGCCGGATATAAAATTTATAAACGGACGTTACCTTCTCAAGATTTTGGACAGCCCATATTTTCAGGAATGCCCAGCAATCCATCCTCGCCCGCAACAACCGTTTCTGGGCTCAATGGCGGCACAACCTATGGATTTATTGCGACAGCATTTGACACGGCCGGAAATGAAAGTGCACCTTCGACAGAAAAACAAATTACTTTGACCACGACAGCCCCTCCCCCACCTTCCTCAACACTCAGTATTTCCAATCTGACGGTGGCCAGCGGGAAAGCGTATGTCGTGCCCACTTCCGGCCTCCAAGCCGGAGGGACCGTGTATATCGACCGCGCCTATACCTTTACGACCGTCCCTGCTCTCGTGCAGGGAGCGTCATATATCCGAACGGCGAATGATGACAAAGCAGCGACCAATGCGTCGTTCCTCAGCTTTACAGTCAATCAACCCGTATCCGTGTATGTTGCCCATGGCGATCGTATTACCTCGAAACCCTCGTGGTTGAACACGTTTACCGATACCGGCACAAATCTGGTGACCTCGGATGCGACCCTCAGCCTATTTGTGCGGTCCTTCCCCGCCGGCACCATTACCCTCGGAGGCAATGCTAGCGGCGGATGTTGCAGCATGTATTCCGTTATCGTCAAACCAGAAGCCGGGAGCGGCACCTCCGCGGACACCACTCCTCCTACGGTCACGCTGACGACCCCCAGTGCGGGCACCGTCTCCGGCACGGTGACGGTCAGTGCCAGTGCCAGCGATAATACGGGCGTGGCCGGCGTGCAATTCCGTCTCCAGGGCGCCAATCTCGGCGCCGAAGATACGACCAATCCCTACAGCACCAGCTGGAATACGACCACTGTGCCGAATGGCTCCTATACCCTTACGGCGGTCGCCCGCGATGCGGCGGGCAATACGACCACCTCTGCATCCCGCACCGTCACGGTGAGCAATTCCACCACGCCACCTCCGCCTCCACCCACCTCAACACTCAACATTTCGAATCTGACGGTGGCCAGCGGGAAAGCGTATGTCGTGCCCACTTCCGGCCTCCAAGCCGGAGGGACCGTGTATATCGACCGCGCCTATACCTTTACGACCGTCCCTGCTCTCGTGCAGGGAGCGTCATATATCCGAACGGCGAATGATGACAAAGCAGCGACCAATGCGTCGTTCCTCAGCTTTACAGTCAATCAACCCGTATCCGTGTATGTTGCCCATGGCGATCGTATTACCTCGAAACCCTCGTGGTTGAACACGTTTACCGATACCGGCACAAATCTGGTGACCTCGGATGCGACCCTCAGCCTATTTGTGCGGTCCTTCCCCGCCGGCACCATTACCCTCGGAGGCAATGCTAGCGGCGGATGTTGCAGCATGTATTCCGTTATCGTCAAACCAGAAGCCGGGAGCGGCACCTCCGCGGACACCACTCCTCCTACGGTCACGCTGACGACCCCCAGTGCGGGCACCGTCTCCGGCACGGTGACGGTCAGTGCCAGTGCCAGCGATAATACGGGCGTGGCCGGCGTGCAATTCCGTCTCCAGGGCGCCAATCTCGGCGCCGAAGATACGACCAATCCCTACAGCACCAGCTGGAATACGACCACCGTGCCGAATGGCTCCTACACCCTTTCGGCGATCGCCCGCGATGCCGCGGGCAATACAACCACCGCCGCCCCCCGCACCGTCACCGTGAGCAATACCAGCACACCACCACCCTCCTCAGAACTCAGTATTTCCAATCTGACGGTGGCCAGTGGAAAAACGTACGTCGTGCCCACCTCTGGCCTTCAAGCCGGAGGCACCGTGTATATTGACCGCGCCTATACCTTTACCACGGTCCCTACCAGCGTACAGGGAGCCAGATATATCCGAACGGCGAATGATGACAAAACGGCAACTTCGACCTCCTTTTTCAGCTTTACGGTCAATCAACCCGTGTCCGTGTTCGTCGGCTATGACGTGCGTATCACCATGAAACCATCGTGGCTGAGCACTTTTTCTGATACCGGCACGAATCTGGTGACATCGGATACGACCCTCCGCCTGTTTGTGCGGTCCTTCCCCGCCGGCACCATTACCCTTGGGGGCAATGCCAAGGGTAGTGGTTCAGGTAGTATGTATTCGGTCATCGTCAAACCCTAG